A region of Paraburkholderia largidicola DNA encodes the following proteins:
- a CDS encoding YmfQ family protein: MLAPNLTSADFLSVLQALMPRGRVWPRDGDAVQTKTLAGCAPTFARLTARSNQLLVDGFPTSAYEVLPEWESSLGLPDPCAGAAPTVPQRQQQVVARFANSGGQSLGYFIDFAAALGYSVVIEQYTQARAGLLKAGDPVNGYDWNFAWKIKAPLNTVVRAVAGAMAAGDPLAAWGNNVLECEFNAVKPAHTIPIFAYA; this comes from the coding sequence ATGCTCGCACCGAATCTCACTTCAGCGGACTTTCTGTCTGTATTGCAGGCGCTTATGCCGCGCGGCCGCGTCTGGCCACGCGACGGAGACGCCGTTCAGACGAAGACTCTTGCGGGCTGTGCGCCGACATTCGCGCGTCTGACAGCCCGTTCCAACCAGCTGCTCGTCGACGGGTTCCCCACTTCGGCATATGAAGTTTTGCCGGAGTGGGAGTCGTCTCTGGGGCTGCCAGATCCATGTGCAGGCGCGGCGCCGACCGTCCCTCAGCGTCAGCAGCAGGTCGTTGCGAGGTTCGCAAACAGCGGCGGCCAATCGCTCGGGTACTTCATCGATTTCGCGGCGGCGCTCGGCTATTCGGTCGTCATCGAGCAATACACACAGGCACGCGCAGGGCTGCTGAAGGCTGGAGATCCTGTCAATGGATATGACTGGAATTTCGCCTGGAAGATAAAGGCCCCATTGAACACCGTCGTGAGGGCAGTAGCAGGCGCGATGGCAGCTGGAGATCCACTCGCAGCATGGGGAAACAACGTTCTTGAGTGTGAATTCAATGCCGTCAAGCCGGCTCACACCATTCCGATATTTGCTTACGCATAA
- a CDS encoding baseplate J/gp47 family protein, which produces MADIAAALEGSDPLLRFAALKIIGVVLAGMTNEEYGYLDWIAKQTNPFTAEGEYLQAWGALKKVYQKDASTAQLSATFQGANGKPLSAGTAIVRGDGATYTVLTTQTVSGGSVTVTIVADVAGAAGNADAGTVVSLDVAVDGIQSTGSVSGTVASGADIEDQEEFRDRVLEAYQQTPQGGAAPDYVQWALAVAGVTRAWCAPNGFGAGTVVVYVMLDDAQAAHGGFPQGTNGVSQNDKGPGGLPRATVATGDQLVVADAIVSKEPVTALVWICAPIQNVLSFILSGTSSWSTATRNAVEAAIADVFFRNGDPRGATIDRSDIEIAIGSVAGTSGFVITSVTGVISGVTTPYPGNITGSFGSLPLLGGVTFNA; this is translated from the coding sequence ATGGCCGATATCGCGGCCGCGCTCGAGGGATCAGACCCACTACTGCGCTTCGCAGCATTGAAGATCATTGGCGTCGTGCTCGCGGGCATGACGAATGAGGAGTACGGGTATCTCGACTGGATCGCGAAGCAGACAAACCCATTCACGGCCGAGGGCGAGTACCTGCAGGCTTGGGGCGCTTTGAAGAAGGTTTATCAGAAGGACGCGAGCACGGCGCAACTGTCGGCCACGTTCCAGGGCGCCAACGGCAAGCCGCTCAGTGCCGGTACGGCGATTGTTCGTGGTGATGGAGCGACGTATACCGTCCTGACGACCCAGACAGTATCCGGTGGATCGGTAACCGTCACGATCGTCGCCGACGTTGCCGGCGCAGCTGGTAATGCTGATGCGGGAACCGTCGTATCGCTTGATGTGGCCGTTGATGGAATCCAGTCTACGGGTTCCGTCTCAGGCACTGTGGCGTCGGGCGCAGACATCGAGGATCAGGAAGAGTTTCGCGATCGCGTGCTCGAGGCGTATCAGCAAACCCCGCAGGGCGGCGCGGCGCCGGACTATGTTCAATGGGCGCTCGCCGTCGCGGGAGTCACACGCGCTTGGTGCGCGCCGAACGGATTCGGTGCGGGCACCGTGGTCGTGTATGTGATGCTTGATGACGCGCAGGCGGCACATGGAGGGTTCCCTCAAGGCACGAATGGCGTGTCACAAAATGACAAGGGGCCCGGCGGTCTTCCGAGAGCCACGGTTGCAACAGGCGACCAACTGGTTGTCGCCGATGCGATCGTATCGAAGGAGCCTGTAACAGCGCTCGTTTGGATCTGTGCGCCGATACAGAACGTGCTTTCATTCATACTTTCCGGCACCTCGAGCTGGTCGACAGCGACGAGAAATGCCGTCGAGGCAGCCATTGCGGACGTCTTCTTCCGGAATGGTGACCCGCGCGGCGCCACGATTGATCGCTCGGACATCGAGATCGCAATAGGTTCTGTCGCTGGCACGTCGGGATTTGTGATCACTTCTGTAACGGGTGTAATTAGCGGCGTCACCACGCCATACCCAGGGAATATCACGGGCAGCTTCGGTTCTCTCCCGCTCCTTGGCGGCGTCACATTCAACGCCTAA
- a CDS encoding phage GP46 family protein, with product MPDITIVWDVDNSRGDWQLVGPALTTGNDLDNGILISLFTDRTANPDDPIPDGTNDPRGWWGDLGEDVPIGSRLWLLSRAKQTQETLNNAVDYAREALEWMIDDGVAARIDVLAQWVRSSFMGLQVILYKQDGTTVASKSYAWAWNQIS from the coding sequence ATGCCCGATATCACGATCGTTTGGGACGTCGACAACAGCCGGGGCGACTGGCAGCTCGTGGGGCCCGCGCTCACCACTGGCAACGATCTCGACAACGGCATTCTTATCAGCCTGTTCACCGATCGCACGGCGAACCCCGATGACCCGATTCCGGATGGGACAAATGATCCGCGGGGATGGTGGGGTGATCTCGGCGAGGATGTGCCGATCGGATCTCGCCTATGGCTTCTCAGCCGCGCAAAGCAGACGCAGGAAACGCTCAACAACGCGGTCGACTACGCGCGCGAGGCGCTCGAATGGATGATCGACGACGGCGTGGCGGCGCGCATCGACGTGCTTGCGCAATGGGTCCGATCTTCGTTCATGGGCCTGCAGGTCATTCTCTATAAACAGGACGGCACCACCGTGGCATCGAAGAGCTACGCGTGGGCCTGGAACCAGATCTCCTGA
- a CDS encoding phage baseplate assembly protein domain-containing protein, with product MSDYLTRTARRVLNGLARGIVQLVADAGDVQRMQVKFSPLETIDNIPRCAEYGFVSNPPDGSDAVVIFSGGDRSNGVVIGTGNATYRMKQLASGEVAIHDSRGQSVYLTESGIKVDGGGNPVLFTNLTKLRVEAPIESTGDITDNVDTTGRSMSADRQIYDGHSHDVPNIQLGGSTRTSNPPNQPE from the coding sequence ATGAGCGACTATCTGACGCGCACGGCACGGCGCGTATTGAATGGGCTGGCACGCGGCATCGTGCAACTGGTCGCTGATGCGGGCGACGTGCAGCGGATGCAGGTCAAGTTCAGCCCACTCGAGACCATCGACAACATTCCGCGCTGCGCGGAGTACGGTTTCGTCTCGAACCCTCCCGACGGATCGGATGCGGTCGTGATCTTCAGCGGCGGCGATCGCTCAAACGGCGTGGTGATCGGGACGGGAAACGCCACCTATCGGATGAAGCAGCTCGCGAGCGGCGAGGTGGCGATTCACGATAGTCGTGGGCAGTCCGTCTATCTGACGGAGTCAGGCATCAAGGTCGACGGCGGCGGTAACCCGGTCCTGTTCACAAATCTGACGAAGCTGCGAGTCGAGGCGCCCATCGAGAGCACGGGCGACATCACCGACAACGTCGATACGACGGGACGTAGCATGTCGGCCGATCGGCAGATATACGACGGTCACTCACACGACGTCCCGAATATCCAGCTCGGCGGAAGCACTCGCACGTCAAACCCGCCGAATCAGCCGGAGTAA
- a CDS encoding phage baseplate assembly protein, which translates to MLDGSNVSGWERIRVTRGIERLPSEFEIEMTDLFPGQLESISAIPGQKCQVALGDDVAITGYVDRVIPGVAPERHFIRVIGRGKCQDLVDCSAVWPGGQISGSNALQIAQKLAKSYGITATSDGNDGPSIPQINLMIGESAFEVIERVSRYAGLLAYDLPDGNLRLARAGVEAHTSGFIYGENVEEAEFEWAADLRYSQIDVYLLTMQTMGDAGVNLVPVATATDATIDRFRNLYVVSEQVQAGRNIAQERANWEAARRAGRSQAVRVLTDSWRDGSGVLWTPNTLVPVTIPPLKIPKETFMLISEVTYTLDEEGGTHASLLLMPPAAFTPEPTILQPLSPDVVRGAPNAP; encoded by the coding sequence ATGCTCGACGGATCCAACGTCTCGGGCTGGGAGCGCATTCGCGTGACGCGAGGTATCGAGCGACTGCCGAGCGAATTCGAGATCGAGATGACGGACCTGTTCCCGGGCCAGCTCGAATCAATCAGCGCAATACCCGGGCAGAAGTGTCAGGTGGCTCTCGGGGACGATGTCGCGATCACCGGGTATGTCGATCGCGTTATTCCAGGTGTCGCACCGGAGCGCCACTTCATCAGGGTGATCGGCCGTGGGAAATGTCAGGATCTGGTCGACTGCAGTGCGGTATGGCCGGGTGGTCAGATCAGTGGGTCTAATGCGCTGCAGATCGCACAGAAGCTTGCGAAGAGCTACGGCATCACCGCGACAAGCGACGGCAACGATGGACCGAGCATCCCGCAGATCAACCTGATGATCGGCGAATCGGCGTTCGAGGTCATCGAGCGTGTTTCGCGATATGCGGGGCTGCTCGCGTATGACTTGCCCGACGGCAATTTGAGACTCGCGCGCGCGGGCGTCGAAGCGCATACCTCGGGTTTCATTTATGGCGAGAACGTTGAGGAAGCGGAATTCGAATGGGCGGCAGATCTGCGTTATTCGCAGATCGATGTGTATCTGCTCACGATGCAGACGATGGGCGATGCGGGCGTGAATCTGGTGCCCGTCGCAACAGCCACCGACGCGACAATCGACCGATTTCGCAATTTGTATGTCGTCTCCGAGCAGGTTCAGGCCGGCCGCAACATCGCGCAGGAGCGGGCGAACTGGGAGGCGGCGCGCAGGGCAGGCCGATCGCAGGCCGTTCGGGTACTGACTGACAGTTGGCGGGACGGCAGCGGGGTGCTTTGGACGCCTAACACGCTCGTTCCGGTCACGATACCGCCGCTCAAGATTCCGAAAGAGACCTTCATGTTGATTTCCGAAGTCACCTACACGCTCGACGAAGAGGGCGGCACCCACGCGTCCCTTCTGCTGATGCCGCCGGCGGCATTCACGCCTGAGCCGACCATCTTGCAGCCGCTCTCACCCGACGTCGTGCGCGGCGCGCCCAACGCACCATGA
- a CDS encoding DNA circularization protein, which produces MNVGGGAGAVLGTTSGITNLASSLAARLGGTMGSYFDRLRPASFRGMPFVSLSAEGSFGRRNVLHQYPKRDTPWAEDMGRAARRFQVLGFLVGDDVVDQREVLIKLVETEDSGELIHPTYGRRSVNLMDFRVIERWDKGRYFELQFDFVESGNRVFPTAANGTTSLIASAAAALGLSAAADFAARALSTLAYGASVVNMAVGTALSWYTTAKNLVGDARNLVHLVFNLPGAFGRFAGSATVPTFSKYPGAQVSTATTVDQAIVQAVQSRTAVSTASDALAAAAAGLDASSTDAYASGAQGVANSLLAAAPSPADGMRLLTSLADFYPSAPTTSSTIGGAMATMQSASGDLFRRAAIASVAIAASRYQPTSSDDAAAVRETVTTLIDAEIEVAGNQGEDSTYGALRTLRAAVVQDLNKRGAGLAAIATFNFKANLPALVIAQRLYRDASRADELVAQANPAHPAFMPQTFKALSS; this is translated from the coding sequence ATGAACGTAGGTGGCGGCGCGGGTGCCGTGCTTGGCACAACATCCGGCATCACGAATCTCGCCAGCTCGCTCGCCGCGCGGCTCGGTGGGACGATGGGATCATATTTCGACCGGTTGCGTCCGGCGTCATTTCGCGGCATGCCGTTTGTCTCGCTCTCGGCGGAGGGCTCTTTTGGTCGACGGAATGTGCTTCACCAGTACCCAAAGCGCGACACGCCATGGGCAGAAGATATGGGGCGTGCGGCGCGTCGATTCCAGGTGCTCGGGTTTCTTGTTGGCGACGATGTCGTCGATCAACGCGAGGTCCTGATCAAACTGGTTGAGACGGAGGACTCCGGGGAGCTGATTCACCCGACTTATGGCCGGCGGTCCGTCAACTTGATGGATTTCCGCGTCATTGAGCGCTGGGACAAGGGCCGGTACTTTGAGCTGCAGTTTGATTTCGTTGAGAGCGGCAATCGGGTGTTTCCGACCGCCGCAAACGGGACGACGAGCCTCATTGCATCCGCTGCAGCTGCGCTCGGGCTGTCCGCGGCCGCCGACTTTGCGGCTCGCGCATTGAGCACGCTCGCCTATGGTGCTTCGGTCGTCAACATGGCCGTCGGAACAGCTCTCAGCTGGTACACGACCGCGAAGAATCTGGTGGGCGATGCGCGAAACCTCGTGCATCTCGTGTTTAACCTGCCGGGAGCTTTCGGCCGTTTCGCCGGAAGTGCGACCGTGCCGACATTCAGCAAGTATCCGGGCGCGCAAGTATCGACGGCTACGACGGTCGATCAGGCGATCGTTCAGGCGGTTCAATCGCGCACGGCAGTGTCGACGGCATCAGATGCACTGGCGGCGGCTGCGGCAGGCCTCGACGCGAGCTCGACCGACGCATATGCGAGTGGCGCGCAGGGTGTCGCCAACTCTTTGCTGGCGGCCGCGCCGAGTCCGGCCGATGGAATGCGGCTTCTGACGTCACTGGCCGACTTCTATCCGAGCGCTCCGACGACGTCGTCGACGATCGGCGGCGCGATGGCAACGATGCAATCCGCCTCCGGCGATCTGTTTCGCCGCGCGGCAATTGCGTCGGTGGCGATTGCCGCGTCGAGGTATCAACCGACGTCCTCGGATGACGCCGCGGCCGTTCGGGAGACGGTCACGACACTGATTGATGCGGAGATCGAGGTCGCCGGCAATCAGGGCGAGGATTCGACTTATGGCGCTCTGCGCACGTTGCGTGCTGCCGTCGTGCAGGATCTGAATAAACGTGGCGCGGGTCTCGCGGCGATCGCCACGTTCAATTTCAAGGCCAATCTTCCGGCACTCGTGATCGCGCAGCGTCTCTACCGCGACGCCAGCCGAGCCGATGAGCTCGTGGCGCAAGCCAACCCGGCACACCCGGCATTCATGCCTCAGACATTCAAGGCGCTTTCTTCCTGA
- a CDS encoding phage tail tip lysozyme produces the protein MANNKIQFVITAVDRATSTVRKVKGSIASTFAPVTALGKSLASLSRETGLSRLVRGLTSATRAAGGLLAKITMIATPLGLLGGLGSIAGLASIVTSWGRAGQEIDRTSTLLGINTQQLQEYRGVARLAGLSTDSMDASLQALGDTMQGAVNGRAPETLALMSAWQIGLHRTADGAVDVSRAMLDVSRAIRSNLSAGGNIQSARQIAQAFGVESLLPLLIKGPSAIQDLVRQFDNLHATMDPSAIRQAEEYAQNIAKLELSVVSLKDALGNALIPVLQPAIELMSEWLAVPENKQKLIDGVAGAVRFLSDEVKSFDWEKAKRGASDFFDLVSRSYEILMHVAHLGSRVGTGFERFGNALRGNGLSTNDELAAGINGNTTTAIDYFQSRGWSRSQAIGIVANLQRESQVDPTAVGDNGQAYGIAQWHKDRQDAFQKWAGNWIGNSTLEQQLGFVDYELRNGNERAAGSALAGASTPEQAADIVSRLYERPGAADSEAAARSQFAGQLSGLYGGGPTVAGANQPGADSTQASLGPGEQVVKVDINLQGAPRGTRTSVSSSRNVNTNVRTGQTMDLGAAL, from the coding sequence ATGGCTAACAACAAGATCCAGTTCGTCATCACCGCGGTCGACCGCGCGACCTCGACGGTCCGCAAGGTCAAGGGTTCGATAGCGAGCACCTTCGCGCCGGTCACGGCCTTGGGCAAGTCGCTGGCCTCGCTGAGCCGGGAAACTGGACTGAGCCGTCTGGTGCGCGGCCTTACGTCGGCGACGCGCGCAGCTGGCGGCCTGCTCGCCAAGATCACGATGATCGCGACGCCTCTCGGTCTGCTCGGTGGCCTTGGATCGATCGCCGGGCTCGCATCGATCGTGACAAGCTGGGGCCGCGCGGGACAGGAAATCGACCGCACGTCGACCTTGCTCGGTATCAACACGCAGCAGCTGCAGGAATATCGCGGTGTCGCTCGCCTGGCAGGCCTCTCGACCGACAGCATGGACGCGTCGCTGCAGGCTTTGGGCGACACCATGCAGGGCGCCGTAAACGGCCGCGCGCCGGAGACGCTGGCGCTGATGAGCGCGTGGCAGATCGGGCTGCACCGTACGGCCGATGGCGCCGTCGACGTGTCGCGCGCGATGCTGGACGTGTCCCGCGCCATTCGATCGAATCTCAGCGCGGGCGGCAACATCCAGTCCGCGCGCCAAATTGCCCAGGCATTCGGTGTCGAGTCGCTCCTGCCGCTGCTTATCAAAGGGCCGAGCGCGATTCAGGATCTCGTGCGGCAGTTCGACAACCTGCACGCGACGATGGATCCGAGCGCGATCCGGCAGGCAGAGGAATACGCGCAGAACATCGCGAAGCTCGAGCTCTCCGTCGTCTCGCTGAAGGACGCACTGGGCAACGCACTCATCCCTGTTTTGCAGCCCGCTATCGAACTGATGAGCGAGTGGCTGGCCGTTCCCGAGAATAAGCAGAAGCTCATTGATGGCGTCGCCGGCGCTGTGCGCTTCCTGTCGGATGAGGTCAAGAGCTTCGACTGGGAGAAGGCGAAGCGCGGCGCGAGCGACTTCTTCGATCTGGTATCGCGTTCATACGAGATCCTGATGCACGTCGCACACCTGGGCTCCCGAGTTGGTACCGGCTTCGAGCGATTCGGCAATGCACTTCGTGGCAATGGCCTGAGCACGAACGACGAGCTGGCCGCCGGCATCAATGGCAACACGACAACGGCTATCGATTATTTCCAGTCGCGCGGATGGTCGCGATCCCAAGCGATCGGCATCGTCGCGAACCTGCAACGCGAGAGTCAGGTTGACCCCACGGCGGTCGGCGATAACGGTCAGGCATACGGAATTGCGCAATGGCACAAGGATCGGCAGGACGCGTTCCAGAAATGGGCTGGTAACTGGATCGGTAACTCGACGCTCGAGCAGCAGCTCGGTTTCGTCGACTACGAGTTGCGCAACGGCAATGAGCGGGCTGCGGGTTCGGCGCTGGCTGGCGCGTCAACGCCGGAGCAGGCAGCGGATATCGTCTCGCGTCTGTACGAACGGCCAGGTGCTGCAGATAGTGAAGCGGCGGCGCGCTCACAGTTCGCGGGCCAGCTATCCGGACTTTATGGAGGCGGTCCGACGGTTGCGGGCGCAAATCAACCCGGCGCCGACTCGACGCAGGCGTCACTCGGGCCCGGAGAGCAGGTCGTGAAGGTCGATATCAACCTGCAGGGTGCGCCGCGCGGCACGCGCACGTCTGTCAGTTCGTCGCGAAACGTCAATACGAATGTGCGCACTGGCCAAACGATGGATCTAGGAGCTGCTCTATGA
- a CDS encoding phage tail assembly protein — protein sequence MTLTFRRPITAGKGENAKTYTELQLREPLAGDYEQAEKSGGKYGFVVALVAIVSGVPIDVVDELFSSEIDEAEDFFSGFADEAVLMPDVRSPDEFSLELQAPVKLTDDATALNATKLDLCEPTNLQRRKARQAGGPFASSIELISIVARVPRKTVRALSARDFHSATGYFNGFQIRRRPD from the coding sequence ATGACCCTCACGTTTCGCCGTCCGATTACCGCCGGGAAGGGCGAAAACGCAAAGACGTACACCGAGCTGCAGCTGCGCGAGCCTCTCGCTGGAGATTATGAGCAGGCCGAGAAATCGGGCGGCAAATATGGGTTCGTCGTTGCGCTGGTCGCTATCGTCAGCGGCGTGCCCATCGATGTCGTCGACGAGCTTTTCTCCAGCGAGATCGACGAAGCGGAGGACTTCTTTAGCGGCTTCGCCGATGAAGCGGTCCTCATGCCGGATGTTCGCAGCCCGGATGAGTTCTCGCTCGAGCTGCAGGCGCCCGTGAAGCTGACGGACGACGCGACCGCGCTCAATGCGACGAAGCTCGATCTGTGCGAGCCGACCAACCTGCAGCGCCGCAAGGCACGACAGGCTGGCGGCCCGTTCGCGTCATCCATCGAACTGATTTCGATCGTCGCGCGGGTGCCGCGCAAAACGGTCCGCGCGCTGAGCGCACGCGATTTTCACTCCGCCACCGGCTACTTCAACGGTTTTCAGATTCGCCGGCGGCCCGACTGA
- a CDS encoding phage tail tube protein, with translation MSNTKNRIAGTAYLSVDGVSYPVAGDFEYDPSERARESLTGQDTVHGFSEKPKVGSIKATLRDMGGLSLKQINQMDDVTVTVELANGKTVIGRNMWTVNPQGAKAEDATFPVEWEGPDVSEN, from the coding sequence ATGTCGAACACGAAAAATCGCATTGCCGGCACAGCGTATCTGTCGGTCGACGGCGTGTCGTACCCGGTAGCTGGCGATTTCGAATACGACCCGAGCGAGCGCGCTCGCGAATCGCTGACCGGGCAGGACACCGTCCACGGCTTCAGCGAAAAGCCGAAGGTCGGCTCTATCAAAGCCACGTTGCGCGATATGGGTGGCCTGTCGCTCAAGCAGATCAACCAGATGGACGACGTGACGGTCACCGTTGAGCTGGCGAACGGAAAAACCGTCATCGGCCGCAACATGTGGACCGTCAATCCTCAGGGGGCGAAGGCGGAAGACGCCACGTTCCCCGTGGAATGGGAAGGTCCGGACGTGTCGGAGAATTGA